The Impatiens glandulifera chromosome 3, dImpGla2.1, whole genome shotgun sequence genome contains a region encoding:
- the LOC124930486 gene encoding protein FAR-RED ELONGATED HYPOCOTYL 3-like, whose translation MNRLIQSAPVIEIPNVGMIFPSKTEIRLYYKAYALGTGFSGKNLLYLRPSTKTNCKAKINVAVRNDGEVVITSVFLEHNHAMSPGKSRHLRSHKVLDPDVKRKLELNDEAGITLAKKNFISESRKSSLGNGDAEALSQYFTLMQSKSPNFYYVYDLNEDSRIRNVFGADGRCRAAYQCFSDVITFDITYLTNRYDMTFAPFVGVNHHGQFILLGCGLLSSEDSSSFIWLFNACMVDMHAWMCSEGNNN comes from the exons ATGAATCGTCTAATTCAATCTGCTCCTGTCATTGAAATCCCGAATGTTGGGATGATATTTCCATCCAAAACAGAGATTCGTTTGTATTACAAGGCCTACGCCCTTGGTACTGGTTTCAGT GGGAAAAATCTTTTATATCTCAGACCCTCTACCAAGACGAattgtaaagcaaagattaatgttgCTGTTAGAAATGATGGGGAAGTCGTGATCACCAGCGTCTTCCTTGAGCACAACCATGCCATGAGCCCGGGGAAATCAAGACATCTTAGATCCCATAAGGTTCTTGATCCGGATGTGAAGAGAAAATTGGAATTAAATGACGAAGCAGGAATTACACTCGCAAAAAA AAACTTTATTTCAGAATCTCGGAAGTCGAGTCTAGGAAATGGTGATGCAGAAGCGCTTTCTCAATACTTCACCCTAATGCAAAGCAAATCCCCAAATTTCTATTATGTATATGATCTAAACGAGGATTCTCGGATAAGGAATGTATTTGGGGCTGATGGAAGATGCAGGGCTGCTTATCAGTGCTTCTCCGATGTCATCACCTTCGACATAACTTATTTAACAAACCGCTACGACATGACTTTTGCTCCATTCGTAGGGGTGAATCATCACGGACAATTCATTCTACTAGGGTGTGGCCTACTATCTAGCGAGGATTCTTCCTCATTCATTTGGCTTTTTAATGCATGCATGGTTGACATGCATGCATGGATGTGCTCCGAAGGCAATAATAACTGA
- the LOC124931157 gene encoding UMP-CMP kinase 3-like gives MGSFVDQVKKSDLNGTSLAEKNVTVVFVLGGPGSGKGTQCAKIVETFGFTHLSAGDLLRAEITSGSENGTMIQNMIKDGKIVPSEVTIKLLEQAMLKNANDKFLIDGFPRNEENRAAFELVTGISPAFVLCLDCPEEDMEKRLLGRNQGREDDNIVTIRKRFKVFLESSLPVIEYYDSIGKVRKINAAKQVDEVFADVESVFTKLFKKINV, from the exons ATGGGAAGTTTTGTTGATCAAGTGAAGAAATCA GATCTGAATGGAACTTCACTGGCAGAAAAGAATGTAACTGTTGTCTTTGTATTGG GTGGCCCTGGTAGTGGAAAGGGCACCCAGTGTGCAAAAATTGTGGAAACATTTGGTTTCACACATCTCAGTGCTGGTGATCTTCTAAGAGCCGAAATAACATCTGGTTCTGAAAATGG GACAATGATACAAAACATGATCAAAGATGGTAAAATTGTCCCTTCAGAAGTTACAATTAAGCTTCTCGAGCAGGCTATGTTAAAGAATGCAAACGATAAGTTTCTCATTGATGGATTTCCCCGTAATGAGGAAAATCGGGCAGCTTTTGAATTAGTT ACTGGAATATCACCTGCATTTGTACTGTGTCTGGATTGTCCAGAAGAAGACATGGAGAAGCGTCTTTTGGGTCGCAATCAG GGAAGAGAAGACGATAATATTGTCACAATAAGAAAACGGTTCAAAGTTTTCCTGGAGTCTAGCTTGCCTGTTATTGAGTACTACGACTCTATAGGCAAGGTTCGAAAG ATTAATGCTGCAAAACAAGTTGACGAGGTTTTTGCAGATGTTGAATCAGTTTTCACGAAATTGTTTAAGAAG ATCAATGTGTAA
- the LOC124932102 gene encoding BOI-related E3 ubiquitin-protein ligase 1-like, translating into MAVQAQHHPSNLLLLNRNIQPEKNPLGILDQSHMIFTNGVEINQRKRNREVYTGIEQINSFPFQTQPSQFIDLTQLHNSRPNVSTGLRLTFNDQNPDDFTTQIHQQTLEIDQFLQTQHEQLRRILEEKRKRHYRHLLAAAEETVAKRLREKEAEKDKAVRRNAELEAMAARLIGEAETWQARARARESEAACLKIQVQKAIMTATEDAESSYVDPDRVEENNVVARCKACGESVSSVVCLPCRHFCLCRECDSVARVCPVCFSLKSSSVEVYFN; encoded by the exons ATGGCTGTCCAAGCACAACACCACCCATCAAATCTTCTTCTCCTAAACAG AAACATACAACCTGAGAAAAACCCACTTGGAATCCTTGATCAATCACATATGATATTCACCAATGGAG TGGAGATTAATCAACGGAAGAGAAACAGAGAAGTTTATACAGGAATTGAACAAATCAATTCGTTTCCTTTTCAAACTCAACCGTCTCAATTCATCGATCTGACTCAACTTCATAATTCTCGGCCGAATGTCTCCACCGGACTCCGACTTACCTTCAACGACCAGAACCCAGATGATTTTACAACCCAAATTCATCAGCAAACCCTAGAAATCGACCAGTTCTTACAAACCCAG CACGAACAACTTAGACGGATATTAGAGGAAAAGAGGAAGAgacattaccgacacttattagCGGCGGCTGAGGAAACGGTTGCAAAGAGACTAAGAGAAAAGGAGGCGGAGAAGGATAAAGCAGTTAGGAGAAACGCCGAGTTAGAGGCAATGGCGGCGCGTTTGATAGGAGAGGCGGAAACGTGGCAAGCTAGGGCTAGGGCTCGTGAATCGGAGGCTGCGTGTCTGAAAATTCAGGTTCAAAAAGCGATAATGACGGCGACTGAGGATGCAGAATCATCGTATGTGGATCCAGACCGAGTGGAGGAGAATAATGTTGTGGCGAGATGTAAAGCGTGTGGTGAAAGTGTTTCGTCGGTTGTTTGTTTGCCTTGTCGACATTTTTGTTTGTGTCGAGAATGCGATTCGGTGGCTCGGGTTTGTCCAGTTTGTTTTTCTCTTAAAAGCTCGAGTGTCGAAGTTTATTTCAACtag